One window from the genome of Canis lupus dingo isolate Sandy chromosome 15, ASM325472v2, whole genome shotgun sequence encodes:
- the RSPO1 gene encoding R-spondin-1 yields MRLGLCVVALVLSWMHLAAGSRGIKGKRQRRISAEGSQACAKGCELCSEVNGCLKCSPKLFILLERNDIRQVGVCLPSCPPGYFDARNPDMNKCIKCKIEHCEACFSHNFCTKCKESLYLHKGRCYPACPEGSAVANGTMECSSPAQCEMSEWSLWGPCSKKKRLCGFRRGSEERTRRVLHAPGGDHAVCSDTKETRKCTVRRTPCPEGQKRRKGGQGRRESANRNPSRKEGKEAGAGSRRRKGQHQPQHQGTAGPVTPAGPT; encoded by the exons ATGCGGCTTGGGCTGTGTGTGGTGGCCCTGGTTCTGAGCTGGATGCATCTCGCTGCGGGCAGCCGGGGGAtcaaggggaagaggcagaggcggA TCAGTGCTGAGGGGAGCCAGGCCTGTGCCAAAGGTTGTGAGCTCTGCTCTGAGGTCAACGGCTGCCTCAAGTGCTCGCCCAAGCTGTTCATCCTGCTGGAGAGGAACGACATTCGCCAGGTGGGCGTCTGCTTGCCTTCCTGCCCGCCTGGATACTTCGATGCCCGCAACCCCGACATGAACAAGTGCAtca AGTGCAAGATTGAGCACTGTGAGGCCTGCTTCAGCCACAACTTCTGCACCAAGTGCAAGGAGAGCTTGTACCTGCACAAGGGCCGCTGCTATCCGGCCTGTCCCGAGGGCTCCGCAGTGGCCAACGGCACCATGGAGTGCAGCAGTCCTG CACAATGTGAAATGAGTGAGTGGTCCCTGTGGGGGCCGTGCTCCAAGAAGAAGAGGCTCTGTGGCTTCCGGAGGGGCTCCGAGGAGCGGACACGCAGGGTGCTCCATGCCCCTGGTGGGGACCACGCTGTCTGCTCCGACACCAAGGAGACCCGCAAGTGCACGGTGCGGAGGACACCCTGTCCCGAGG ggcagaagaggaggaaagggggcCAGGGCCGCCGTGAGAGCGCCAACAGGAACCCCAGCCGGAAGGAGGGCAAGGAGGCGGGCGCCGGCTCCCGGAGACGCAAGGGCCAGCACCAGCCGCAGCACCAGGGGACAGCGGGGCCGGTCACGCCCGCGGGGCCCACCTAG